The Nocardia arthritidis genome has a window encoding:
- a CDS encoding FAD-dependent monooxygenase, producing the protein MTADQINPLPDTTSVVIVGAGPAGLTVAITLADAGVDFVLLDQLAEGANTSRAAVVHARTLEVLRDLGIANELMVHGTEAPIFTVRDGARTLGSIEFTGLPTDFPYALMVPQDTTEAVLLDRLHLAGATVHRPYRVTRITDENGCVTVGYTDATGAAGTINADYVVGADGMHSVVREQAGIDFTGATYPESFVLADVRMNWPIPRSQVALHLSPEGVMVVAPLPDDDAPNRYRVVATVAEASEHPTIEDIQRIIDARGPGGDVKVLETLWSSRFRVHHRVADRYRAGRILLAGDAAHVHSPAGGQGMNTGIQDAAFLGPLLARVLAGEPETVLDAYENTRRPVALDVVAFTDRMTRMATLRPYPARLLRNTALSLLSRFRPARRALAYRLAELNYR; encoded by the coding sequence ATGACCGCCGACCAGATCAACCCGCTGCCGGACACCACCTCGGTCGTCATCGTCGGCGCCGGTCCCGCCGGACTGACCGTCGCCATCACCCTCGCCGACGCCGGCGTGGATTTCGTCCTGCTGGATCAGCTCGCCGAGGGCGCCAATACTTCGCGCGCAGCCGTGGTGCACGCCAGGACACTGGAGGTGCTGCGCGACCTCGGCATCGCGAACGAGTTGATGGTGCACGGCACCGAGGCGCCGATATTCACCGTCCGCGATGGCGCACGCACCCTCGGCTCCATCGAATTCACCGGCCTCCCAACGGATTTTCCGTATGCGCTGATGGTCCCGCAGGACACCACCGAGGCCGTGCTGCTCGATCGGCTGCACCTGGCGGGCGCGACGGTGCACCGTCCGTACCGTGTCACCCGAATCACCGACGAAAATGGCTGCGTCACAGTCGGATACACCGATGCGACCGGTGCAGCAGGAACGATCAACGCCGACTACGTCGTCGGTGCGGACGGTATGCACAGCGTGGTCCGCGAGCAGGCGGGCATCGACTTCACCGGAGCCACCTATCCGGAATCCTTCGTACTCGCCGACGTCCGGATGAACTGGCCGATCCCGCGCAGCCAAGTGGCGCTGCATCTTTCACCCGAGGGCGTCATGGTCGTCGCACCGCTGCCGGACGATGACGCACCGAACCGCTACCGGGTGGTCGCCACCGTAGCCGAGGCGTCCGAACACCCGACGATCGAGGACATCCAGCGGATCATCGATGCCCGCGGACCCGGCGGTGACGTGAAAGTCCTGGAAACACTGTGGAGTTCACGTTTCCGGGTGCACCACCGGGTGGCCGACCGCTACCGCGCGGGCCGGATCCTGCTCGCGGGCGATGCCGCCCACGTGCACAGCCCGGCGGGCGGCCAGGGCATGAACACCGGTATCCAGGACGCGGCCTTCCTCGGCCCGCTGCTGGCCCGGGTACTGGCGGGAGAACCGGAGACCGTGCTCGACGCATACGAAAACACAAGGCGGCCGGTGGCGCTCGACGTCGTCGCGTTCACGGATCGGATGACCAGAATGGCCACCCTGCGCCCCTACCCCGCCCGCCTGCTCCGGAATACGGCGCTGTCCCTGCTCAGCAGGTTCCGGCCGGCTCGCCGGGCACTGGCCTACCGGCTCGCCGAACTCAACTACCGCTGA
- a CDS encoding TetR family transcriptional regulator, producing the protein MTDAPDQPARRSDATRAAILEAARARFAAEGFRKATVRAIAADAAIDPSMVMRYFGSKDGLFAAAVDIDLELPDLIATDPDAMGELLVRRFLEIWEPPGNEVMLTLLRSSIADDAVTQRFRAVFADQILPAVLRVGDPVDAPKRSGLIVTQLLGLALCRYVLRLPPVIALTPDELIAEIGPTIQRYLGSVPR; encoded by the coding sequence ATGACTGATGCGCCTGATCAACCGGCACGCCGCTCGGACGCGACCCGCGCGGCGATCCTCGAGGCGGCGCGTGCCCGCTTCGCCGCCGAGGGTTTCCGCAAGGCGACCGTTCGTGCCATCGCAGCCGACGCGGCCATCGACCCGTCCATGGTCATGCGCTACTTCGGCAGCAAGGATGGGCTGTTCGCGGCAGCGGTCGATATCGATCTGGAATTGCCGGACCTCATCGCGACCGACCCGGATGCCATGGGGGAGTTGCTGGTGCGACGTTTTCTGGAGATCTGGGAGCCGCCGGGCAACGAGGTCATGCTGACCCTGCTCCGCTCGTCCATCGCCGATGATGCGGTCACCCAGCGCTTTCGTGCCGTCTTCGCCGACCAGATCCTCCCGGCGGTGCTACGCGTCGGCGACCCCGTCGACGCGCCCAAGCGCAGCGGTTTGATCGTCACCCAACTCCTGGGTCTGGCCCTGTGCCGCTATGTCCTCCGGCTCCCCCCGGTCATCGCCCTCACACCCGATGAGCTCATCGCCGAAATCGGCCCCACCATCCAGCGCTATCTGGGTTCGGTGCCGCGATAG
- a CDS encoding type II toxin-antitoxin system death-on-curing family toxin, which yields MMQYLTLPELLKLAERLGTPDVRDYGLLESALARPQASVFGQDAYSDVWQKAAALMDSLARNHGLIDDNKRLAWYATWVFLHMNGHPLDAEFDVDDAEAFVLDVCQGRLEVSQIAGHLSKFTR from the coding sequence CTGATGCAGTATCTGACGCTGCCCGAACTGCTGAAGCTCGCCGAACGATTGGGCACTCCGGACGTGCGGGACTACGGACTGCTCGAGTCGGCACTTGCTCGTCCTCAGGCGAGCGTATTCGGTCAGGATGCGTATTCCGATGTGTGGCAAAAAGCTGCCGCGCTGATGGATTCGCTGGCGCGTAATCACGGCCTGATCGACGACAATAAGCGACTGGCCTGGTATGCCACCTGGGTCTTCCTGCACATGAACGGCCATCCGTTGGATGCGGAGTTCGACGTCGACGATGCTGAAGCCTTTGTCCTTGATGTGTGCCAGGGCAGGCTCGAGGTGTCACAGATCGCTGGACACTTGTCGAAGTTCACTCGCTGA
- a CDS encoding acyl-CoA dehydrogenase family protein, translated as MRIAYTPQQEALQAELRDYFAKLITPERRIALSAQTGEYGQGNVYREVVREMGRDGWLALGWPKEYGGQDRPTMDQLIFTDEAAIAGAPVPFLTINSVAPTIMHYGSEEQKRFFLPKIAAGELHFAIGYSEPGAGTDLASLRTSAVRDGDEYVINGQKMWTSLIAYADYVWLAVRTDPNVKKHKGISMLIVPTTADGFSWTPVHTMAGPDTSATYYQDVRVPTSALVGQENGGWALITNQLNHERVALTSAAPLQLALRQTVEWARETKDSNGSRVIDREWVQLNLARVHAKVEYLKLLNWEIASRADAGGDAAPRPWDASTCKVYGTELATEAYRLLMEVLGPQAYLRQDSPGSVLRGRLERMHRAALILTFGGGTNEVQRDIIAMTALKQPAAAR; from the coding sequence ATGCGCATCGCGTACACGCCGCAACAGGAAGCGCTGCAGGCGGAACTGCGCGACTACTTCGCGAAGCTGATCACCCCCGAGCGCCGGATCGCGCTCAGCGCGCAGACCGGCGAGTACGGGCAGGGCAATGTCTATCGGGAGGTCGTGCGCGAGATGGGCCGCGACGGCTGGCTCGCCCTCGGCTGGCCGAAAGAATATGGCGGACAGGACCGTCCGACGATGGATCAGCTCATCTTCACCGACGAGGCGGCCATCGCGGGCGCGCCGGTGCCGTTCCTGACCATCAACTCGGTGGCGCCGACGATCATGCACTACGGCAGCGAGGAGCAGAAGCGCTTCTTCCTGCCCAAGATCGCCGCGGGCGAATTGCACTTCGCCATCGGCTATTCCGAGCCGGGTGCGGGCACCGACCTGGCCAGCCTGCGCACCAGCGCGGTGCGCGACGGCGACGAATACGTGATCAACGGACAGAAGATGTGGACCAGCCTCATCGCGTACGCCGACTATGTCTGGCTCGCGGTGCGCACCGACCCGAACGTCAAGAAGCACAAGGGCATCAGCATGCTCATCGTGCCGACCACGGCCGACGGCTTCTCCTGGACACCCGTGCACACCATGGCGGGCCCGGACACCAGCGCCACCTATTACCAGGACGTCCGGGTGCCGACGAGTGCGCTGGTCGGACAGGAGAACGGCGGCTGGGCGCTGATCACCAACCAGCTCAACCACGAACGCGTCGCGCTCACCTCGGCCGCGCCGCTACAGCTGGCGCTGCGCCAGACCGTGGAGTGGGCGCGAGAGACCAAGGACAGCAACGGTTCCCGCGTGATCGACCGGGAATGGGTTCAGCTCAATCTGGCCCGGGTGCACGCGAAGGTCGAATACCTGAAGCTGCTCAACTGGGAGATCGCCAGCCGCGCCGATGCCGGCGGAGATGCCGCACCGCGACCGTGGGACGCGTCGACCTGCAAGGTCTACGGCACCGAACTGGCCACCGAGGCATACCGGCTGCTGATGGAAGTCCTTGGGCCGCAAGCCTATCTGCGACAGGACTCGCCGGGCTCGGTGCTGCGCGGCAGGTTGGAGCGGATGCACAGGGCCGCGCTCATCCTCACCTTCGGCGGCGGCACCAACGAGGTCCAGCGCGACATCATCGCCATGACGGCGCTCAAGCAGCCTGCCGCGGCGCGCTGA
- a CDS encoding MlaE family ABC transporter permease, which produces MNEVLAVPLRAVGGFFEVVAEVARFSVRRPFQWREFIDQSWFIARVSILPTLLVAIPFTVLVSFTLNILLREIGAADLSGAGAAFGAVTQVGPIVTVLIVAGAGATAICADLGARTIREEIDAMKVLGINPVQRLVVPRVLASMFVALMLNSLVCTIGIVGGFLFSVFLQDVNPGAFVNGITLLTHLPELVISEVKAGLFGLIAGLVACYLGLNVKGGPKSVGDAVNQTVVFAFMALFVVNVVVTAVGIKFTAR; this is translated from the coding sequence ATGAACGAGGTCCTTGCCGTGCCGCTGCGCGCCGTTGGCGGATTTTTCGAAGTCGTCGCCGAAGTTGCGCGTTTCAGCGTGCGCAGGCCCTTTCAATGGCGCGAGTTCATCGACCAATCCTGGTTCATCGCACGGGTTTCCATCCTGCCGACACTCTTGGTCGCCATTCCGTTCACCGTGCTGGTGAGCTTCACGCTGAACATTCTGTTGCGCGAGATCGGCGCGGCCGACCTCAGCGGGGCCGGTGCGGCATTCGGCGCGGTGACCCAGGTCGGGCCGATCGTCACGGTGCTGATCGTCGCCGGCGCCGGTGCGACCGCCATCTGCGCCGACCTCGGCGCGCGGACCATCCGCGAAGAGATCGACGCCATGAAGGTGCTCGGTATCAACCCGGTGCAGCGGCTGGTGGTGCCGCGGGTGCTGGCCTCGATGTTCGTCGCGCTGATGCTGAACAGCCTGGTCTGCACCATCGGCATCGTCGGCGGCTTCCTGTTCTCGGTATTCCTGCAGGATGTGAATCCGGGCGCGTTCGTCAACGGGATCACGCTGCTCACCCACCTGCCCGAATTGGTGATCTCCGAGGTCAAGGCCGGGCTGTTCGGTTTGATAGCCGGGCTGGTGGCCTGTTATCTCGGGCTCAATGTAAAAGGCGGGCCGAAGAGCGTCGGCGATGCGGTGAATCAGACCGTCGTCTTCGCGTTCATGGCCCTTTTCGTGGTGAATGTGGTGGTCACCGCGGTCGGTATCAAGTTCACGGCGCGGTGA
- a CDS encoding 3-oxoacyl-ACP reductase — protein MGDLEHSLAGRVAIVTGGGAGLGRAEALALAEAGASVVLNDLSESGAVADTMAEIRARGAKAEFVAGSIAERTTADALIRTADEAFGGVDIVVNNAGITRDKMLFNMSDEDFDAVIAVHLRGHFLLCRNAAAYWRGKSKAAGGPVYGRLINTSSEAGLLGPEGQANYGAAKAGITALTLSAARALSRYGVRANAIAPRARTAMTASVFSAAPEGEVDPLSPDHVARLVAYLASPAADAINGQLFVVYGGMVALMAAPVVEHRFDAANGEWAQSELAATLGDYFAEHPAGQTFSASSLLDLS, from the coding sequence GTGGGAGATCTGGAACACAGCCTGGCGGGCCGAGTGGCGATCGTGACCGGCGGCGGCGCCGGACTGGGGCGGGCCGAGGCGCTCGCGCTGGCCGAGGCCGGCGCCTCGGTGGTGCTCAACGACCTGTCGGAATCCGGCGCGGTGGCCGACACCATGGCGGAGATCCGGGCGCGCGGCGCCAAGGCCGAGTTCGTCGCGGGCAGCATTGCCGAGCGAACCACCGCCGATGCCCTGATCCGCACCGCGGACGAGGCGTTCGGCGGGGTGGACATCGTGGTGAACAACGCGGGCATCACCCGGGACAAGATGCTGTTCAACATGTCCGACGAGGATTTCGACGCGGTGATCGCGGTACATCTGCGCGGCCACTTCCTGTTGTGCCGCAACGCCGCCGCGTATTGGCGCGGCAAATCCAAGGCCGCGGGCGGGCCGGTGTACGGCAGGCTGATCAACACCTCGTCCGAGGCGGGTCTGCTCGGTCCGGAGGGGCAGGCCAACTATGGCGCCGCCAAGGCGGGTATCACGGCGCTGACCTTGTCGGCGGCCCGGGCGCTGTCCCGATATGGGGTGCGCGCCAACGCGATTGCCCCGCGCGCCCGCACCGCGATGACCGCGTCGGTGTTCAGCGCCGCGCCCGAGGGCGAGGTGGATCCGCTGTCGCCGGACCATGTGGCCCGGCTCGTCGCGTATCTCGCATCGCCCGCCGCCGACGCGATCAACGGTCAACTGTTCGTCGTATACGGCGGCATGGTCGCGCTGATGGCGGCGCCGGTGGTCGAACACCGCTTCGATGCGGCGAACGGTGAATGGGCGCAGTCCGAGCTGGCCGCGACCCTCGGCGATTACTTCGCGGAACATCCTGCGGGCCAGACCTTCTCGGCCTCGTCGCTGTTGGATCTGAGCTGA
- a CDS encoding MlaE family ABC transporter permease yields the protein MAFVIESRFPRTVRRVRRMSDSLDSVGKQAVFYVQALGSIPRALLHYRTETIRLIAEISMGTGALAVIGGTVVIVGFLTLFAGGTIAVQGYSSLGNIGVEALTGFFAAFINVRIAAPVISGIGLAATIGAGSTAQLGAMRVAEEIDALESMAIRPVPYLVGTRVLAGMIAIIPLYALAVIASFIASRFATVGIYKQSAGVYDHYFRTFLIPSDILWSFAQAIFMALAVMLIHTYYGFNAAGGPVGVGIAVGNAVRASLVAVVTVTLLISLAIYGTSGNFHLSG from the coding sequence ATGGCTTTCGTGATCGAGTCCCGCTTCCCGCGTACCGTGCGACGGGTGCGTCGAATGTCGGACTCGCTCGATTCGGTCGGTAAACAGGCCGTGTTCTATGTTCAGGCCCTCGGTTCCATTCCGCGGGCGCTGTTGCATTACCGCACCGAGACGATCCGGCTCATTGCCGAAATCAGTATGGGCACCGGCGCATTGGCGGTGATCGGCGGCACTGTCGTAATTGTCGGATTCTTAACGCTGTTTGCGGGCGGAACCATCGCCGTGCAAGGTTACAGTTCACTCGGCAATATCGGCGTCGAAGCGCTCACCGGATTCTTCGCCGCATTCATCAATGTGCGTATTGCGGCGCCGGTGATTTCGGGTATCGGGCTGGCCGCGACGATCGGCGCCGGCTCCACCGCACAACTCGGCGCCATGCGGGTGGCCGAGGAGATCGATGCGCTGGAGTCCATGGCGATCCGGCCGGTGCCGTATCTGGTCGGCACCAGGGTGCTGGCCGGGATGATCGCCATCATTCCGCTGTACGCGCTCGCGGTGATCGCCTCCTTCATCGCCAGCCGCTTCGCCACCGTCGGCATCTATAAGCAGTCGGCGGGCGTATACGACCACTATTTCCGGACCTTTCTGATTCCGAGCGATATCCTCTGGTCGTTCGCGCAGGCGATCTTCATGGCCCTGGCCGTCATGCTGATCCACACCTACTACGGCTTCAACGCCGCGGGCGGGCCGGTCGGCGTCGGCATCGCGGTCGGCAACGCGGTGCGGGCCTCGCTGGTCGCGGTGGTGACGGTGACCCTGCTGATCTCGCTCGCCATCTACGGCACCTCCGGCAACTTCCACCTCTCGGGATAG
- a CDS encoding ferredoxin codes for MKVIVDFDQCEANGICVGIAPDVFELDDEDQLHIRVAEVPADRLADVEDAVAQCPKAALRLG; via the coding sequence ATGAAGGTCATCGTCGATTTCGACCAGTGCGAAGCGAATGGAATCTGCGTTGGAATCGCCCCCGACGTCTTTGAACTCGATGACGAGGACCAGCTGCACATTCGAGTCGCCGAGGTGCCCGCCGATCGGCTCGCCGATGTCGAGGACGCCGTCGCGCAATGTCCGAAGGCGGCGCTGCGGCTCGGGTGA
- a CDS encoding acyl-CoA synthetase: MSYNIADLVEHAIDLMPDRVALADDSREITYAQLEERTNKLAHYLREHGVSPGDKVGIYSRNTIEAVEAMVAVFKARAVMVNVNFRYVENELQYIFENSDMVALIHERRYSDRVAAVRPRTPLLRTVIVVDDDTTGTTAVAADSVEYEAALAQSSGERDFGERSPDDIFMLYTGGTTGMPKGVMWRHEDWWRVLGGGINFITGERVEDEWHQAKTGAGNPQLVRFPIPPMIHGGSQTAAFHSLFDGGKMVVIPEFTGHGVWQHIDRHKINLIFITGDAMARPMLDALIEGNPETGAPYDLSSLYVIASSAALFSPTLKDQFLELLPNRMISDNIGSSETGFGGISVAAKGANHTGGPRVKIDASTAVLDENGDPVTPGSGQIGLIARSGNIPLGYYKDEAKTAATFKVYNGIRYAIPGDYARVEADGTVTMLGRGSVSINSGGEKIYPEEVEGALKTHPEIFDALVIGVTDERWGQRVCAVVQCRGESRPTLADLRPVLTQEIAPYKLPRSLWFVDEIKRSPAGKPDYRWAKEHAESRPADEHLEASSK; encoded by the coding sequence GTGAGCTACAACATAGCGGACCTTGTCGAACACGCCATCGACCTGATGCCCGATCGCGTCGCGCTCGCCGACGACAGTCGTGAGATCACCTACGCGCAGTTGGAGGAGCGGACCAATAAACTGGCCCATTACCTGCGGGAACATGGTGTCTCACCGGGGGACAAGGTCGGCATCTACTCACGCAACACGATCGAGGCCGTCGAGGCGATGGTCGCGGTGTTCAAAGCGCGGGCCGTGATGGTCAACGTGAACTTCCGATACGTCGAGAACGAGTTACAGTATATTTTCGAAAATTCGGATATGGTCGCGCTGATCCACGAGCGTCGCTACAGCGACAGGGTGGCCGCGGTTCGGCCGAGGACGCCGCTGCTGCGCACCGTCATCGTCGTGGACGACGATACGACCGGGACCACGGCGGTCGCAGCGGATTCGGTGGAATACGAAGCGGCGCTTGCCCAATCCTCCGGCGAACGGGATTTCGGCGAACGTTCGCCGGATGACATCTTCATGCTCTACACCGGCGGCACCACCGGCATGCCCAAGGGCGTGATGTGGCGGCACGAGGACTGGTGGCGGGTGCTCGGCGGCGGCATCAACTTCATCACCGGTGAGCGCGTCGAGGATGAGTGGCATCAGGCCAAGACCGGTGCGGGTAATCCGCAGCTGGTGCGCTTCCCGATTCCGCCGATGATCCACGGTGGTTCGCAGACCGCCGCCTTCCACAGCCTTTTCGACGGCGGCAAGATGGTGGTGATTCCGGAGTTCACCGGGCACGGGGTGTGGCAGCACATCGACCGGCACAAGATCAATCTCATCTTCATCACCGGTGACGCGATGGCCAGGCCGATGCTCGACGCCCTCATCGAGGGGAATCCGGAAACCGGTGCGCCATACGACCTTTCGAGTTTGTACGTGATAGCGAGCAGCGCGGCGCTCTTCTCGCCGACGCTGAAGGACCAGTTCCTGGAGCTGCTGCCGAATCGGATGATCTCCGACAACATCGGATCGTCGGAGACCGGCTTCGGCGGAATCTCGGTGGCGGCCAAGGGCGCCAACCACACCGGCGGGCCGCGGGTGAAGATCGACGCGTCCACCGCGGTGCTCGACGAGAACGGCGACCCGGTGACGCCGGGCTCCGGCCAGATCGGTCTGATCGCCCGCAGCGGGAACATTCCGCTCGGCTACTACAAGGACGAGGCCAAGACCGCGGCAACGTTCAAGGTGTACAACGGAATTCGCTACGCCATCCCCGGCGACTACGCGCGGGTGGAGGCGGACGGCACCGTCACCATGCTCGGCCGCGGCTCGGTGAGCATCAACAGCGGCGGTGAGAAGATCTATCCGGAGGAGGTCGAGGGTGCGCTGAAGACGCATCCGGAGATCTTCGACGCGCTCGTCATCGGCGTCACGGATGAGCGCTGGGGCCAACGGGTTTGCGCCGTCGTGCAGTGTCGCGGCGAAAGCCGCCCGACGCTGGCGGACCTGCGGCCGGTGCTGACCCAGGAGATCGCGCCGTACAAGCTGCCGAGAAGCCTGTGGTTCGTGGACGAGATCAAGCGCTCGCCCGCGGGCAAACCGGACTATCGGTGGGCTAAGGAGCACGCCGAATCCCGGCCCGCCGACGAACATTTGGAAGCGAGCAGCAAGTAG
- a CDS encoding acyl-CoA dehydrogenase family protein has product MDFTPTEAQLDLARLTGEICGKLVTADRLRELDTADVRFDEPLWSSLAETGVLAAALPDAVGGNDLGELEQTAVLRELGRAVAAVPYLWSIVLGAGALARFGDAAQQDWATRAAAGQAILTVALAEEHNWEPARPATVATETADGWRLTGVKTAVPFAAQAARILVPATVSGAAAVFLVDPAAVRVTAQQVTDRGAEYLVEFTDAPAELIGTTASGAEILDWILVRAWLGLSAQQLGTVERALELVAEYTREREQFGRKVGSFQAVAQRLADGYIDVQGLRLAVTQAAWLLAEGLPAAAAVHTAKFWAADAGHRVAHTVVHVHGGVGIDRDHIVHNYFTAAKHNEFALGPAPDHLRALGALLAAPA; this is encoded by the coding sequence ATGGATTTCACACCCACCGAGGCACAGCTCGACCTGGCCAGGCTGACCGGCGAGATCTGCGGCAAACTCGTCACCGCCGACCGGCTGCGCGAACTCGACACCGCGGACGTGCGTTTCGACGAACCGCTGTGGAGCTCGCTGGCCGAGACCGGGGTGCTGGCGGCCGCCCTGCCCGATGCGGTCGGCGGCAACGACCTCGGCGAGTTGGAACAGACCGCGGTGCTGCGCGAACTGGGCCGGGCCGTCGCGGCGGTGCCGTACCTGTGGTCGATCGTGCTCGGCGCGGGCGCGCTGGCCCGATTCGGCGATGCGGCGCAGCAGGATTGGGCCACCCGGGCCGCCGCCGGACAGGCGATCCTCACCGTCGCGCTGGCCGAAGAGCACAACTGGGAGCCCGCTCGGCCCGCCACCGTCGCCACCGAAACCGCCGATGGCTGGCGGCTCACCGGCGTCAAGACCGCCGTACCGTTCGCCGCGCAGGCCGCGCGGATCCTGGTCCCGGCAACGGTTTCCGGCGCGGCGGCGGTATTCCTGGTCGATCCGGCCGCCGTGCGCGTCACCGCACAGCAGGTCACCGATCGCGGCGCCGAATATCTCGTCGAATTCACCGACGCCCCAGCCGAATTGATCGGAACCACGGCGTCCGGTGCGGAGATCCTCGACTGGATCCTCGTCCGCGCCTGGCTCGGCCTCAGCGCCCAGCAACTCGGCACCGTCGAGCGGGCGCTGGAGCTGGTCGCCGAATACACAAGGGAGCGCGAACAATTCGGCCGCAAGGTGGGCAGCTTCCAGGCCGTCGCCCAGCGCTTGGCCGACGGCTACATCGACGTGCAGGGTCTGCGCCTGGCCGTCACCCAGGCCGCCTGGCTGCTCGCCGAAGGGCTACCGGCCGCCGCGGCCGTGCACACCGCCAAATTCTGGGCCGCCGACGCGGGCCACCGCGTCGCGCACACCGTCGTCCACGTACACGGCGGCGTCGGCATCGACCGCGACCACATCGTGCACAACTACTTCACCGCGGCCAAACACAACGAATTCGCCCTCGGCCCCGCCCCCGACCACCTCCGCGCCCTCGGCGCCCTCCTCGCCGCCCCGGCGTAA